One genomic region from bacterium encodes:
- a CDS encoding lamin tail domain-containing protein has protein sequence MKKEGAFLYPLLVVAIFLFLGLSPEMVRAGVVINEVMNLTSDDTRLEFIELYNTGPVTIDIVNWTFNDGDDSDTIDTGGARGLSITGCINDTTSIPPGGYAVILDPDYGAGDTYSIAAGTIILTIENGNVLGGSQLAVDDLISLLDNSGNPVSTYGGYPSLPSTAGLSVERKNPDGTDVFCNWGNSSNSSPGSQNSIYNSDSASPNAFGLISPDNNTCTNVVSPTFKWQDSTDGGSGLCGYDLKIGDGLNTQTVFVDSSNTQSQPSSDLSDGVTYTWYVIAYDNGGNTAATTASQICIDTTAPDTFTLSSPADEHCTNVQLPTLTWNESGDGGCGLLRYELY, from the coding sequence ATGAAAAAAGAAGGGGCCTTTTTATATCCATTATTGGTAGTGGCTATATTTTTATTTTTAGGGTTAAGTCCTGAGATGGTCAGGGCAGGTGTGGTGATTAATGAGGTGATGAATCTTACCAGTGATGATACCAGACTTGAGTTTATTGAGCTATATAATACCGGGCCAGTTACAATTGATATTGTCAACTGGACGTTTAATGATGGAGATGATTCTGATACTATTGATACGGGAGGCGCTCGAGGTCTTAGTATAACAGGATGTATAAATGATACTACATCTATCCCTCCTGGAGGATATGCTGTTATTTTAGACCCCGATTATGGTGCAGGTGATACTTACAGTATTGCAGCAGGAACAATAATATTGACTATCGAAAATGGTAATGTCTTAGGAGGATCACAATTAGCAGTAGATGATCTAATTTCTCTTTTGGATAATTCGGGGAATCCAGTAAGTACTTATGGTGGCTACCCTTCTTTACCCTCAACTGCAGGTCTCTCAGTAGAAAGAAAAAATCCTGATGGCACTGATGTGTTTTGCAATTGGGGTAATAGTAGCAATAGTTCTCCCGGATCTCAGAATTCGATTTATAATTCTGACAGCGCTTCTCCTAATGCCTTCGGACTTATATCACCGGATAATAATACCTGCACTAATGTAGTTTCACCTACTTTTAAATGGCAGGATTCAACCGATGGTGGCTCCGGTCTATGTGGATATGACTTAAAGATTGGCGATGGGTTAAATACACAGACTGTCTTTGTAGACTCATCAAATACCCAGTCCCAACCATCTTCTGATTTGTCGGATGGAGTTACCTACACTTGGTATGTGATAGCCTATGATAATGGCGGAAATACTGCTGCTACTACTGCTAGCCAAATTTGTATCGATACCACTGCCCCGGATACCTTCACCCTCAGCTCACCGGCCGATGAGCATTGCACCAATGTGCAGTTACCGACCTTGACCTGGAATGAGAGCGGTGATGGCGGCTGCGGGCTGCTCCGGTATGAGCTTTACAT
- a CDS encoding helix-turn-helix domain-containing protein, with amino-acid sequence MAERLPLISDTLFLYFFFGKKEEEVFASVAIQVAKLREEEGLTRQELGKLSHPSRQTIYKLECPGNGSYSLKTLLKIAHALNKELKVEFIVKEEDKIMLNYRNRLLKEVQEMPDEVLPWFYKIVYLLNREFTPSSSLRKKEKRGSLKGIWKGARVDEDLLLQAKKSLFPYEYKEK; translated from the coding sequence GTGGCTGAACGGTTACCTCTAATTTCAGACACCCTATTCCTGTATTTTTTCTTTGGGAAAAAGGAGGAAGAGGTCTTTGCTTCGGTAGCGATTCAAGTGGCTAAGCTTAGAGAAGAAGAGGGGCTAACACGGCAAGAGTTAGGTAAGTTATCGCATCCTTCTCGGCAAACAATCTATAAATTAGAGTGTCCTGGCAACGGCAGTTATTCTTTGAAAACATTACTCAAAATAGCCCATGCTTTAAATAAAGAATTAAAGGTGGAATTTATTGTTAAGGAGGAAGATAAGATTATGCTAAATTACAGAAATAGGCTTTTGAAAGAAGTTCAAGAAATGCCTGATGAAGTCCTGCCCTGGTTTTATAAGATTGTCTATCTATTGAACAGAGAGTTTACTCCATCATCTTCATTAAGGAAAAAAGAGAAACGGGGGTCATTAAAAGGAATCTGGAAGGGTGCCAGGGTTGATGAGGATCTACTGCTTCAAGCAAAAAAGTCTCTTTTTCCTTATGAATACAAGGAGAAATAA
- a CDS encoding PIN domain-containing protein, translating into MNYTGIQGEIINMNYTADAHSLVWYFTEDPKLSSKALNAFEQTVEQGIIIIPAVVLAEIMFISQKGRIPLTFRQTLAKIERLENFEIAPLDIDILEVADTIEAGLEMHDKLIVATALYLNTSLITKHKQLTELKVVETVW; encoded by the coding sequence ATGAATTATACTGGAATACAAGGAGAAATAATAAATATGAATTATACTGCTGATGCCCATTCTTTAGTGTGGTATTTTACGGAAGACCCAAAACTAAGCTCAAAGGCATTGAACGCTTTTGAACAAACTGTAGAGCAAGGAATTATAATAATTCCAGCAGTAGTACTGGCTGAGATTATGTTTATTTCTCAGAAGGGAAGGATTCCCTTGACCTTCAGACAAACACTGGCAAAGATAGAACGGCTTGAAAACTTTGAAATAGCGCCGTTAGATATTGACATTCTTGAAGTTGCCGATACAATTGAAGCTGGTTTAGAAATGCATGATAAACTCATTGTAGCTACTGCACTCTATCTAAATACTTCCCTAATTACAAAACATAAACAGCTTACAGAACTTAAAGTTGTTGAAACCGTGTGGTAA
- a CDS encoding type II toxin-antitoxin system RelE/ParE family toxin: MTAICFYKRVSDFRHPIPDFFFGKKIVLTHGFVKKTDRLPVREVERAERIMEDFL; encoded by the coding sequence GTGACCGCTATTTGTTTCTATAAGAGGGTCTCTGATTTCAGACACCCTATTCCTGATTTTTTCTTTGGGAAAAAGATTGTGCTTACTCATGGATTTGTGAAAAAGACAGATAGACTTCCAGTTAGAGAGGTAGAAAGAGCCGAACGTATAATGGAAGATTTTTTGTAA